The following are from one region of the Cetobacterium somerae genome:
- a CDS encoding YibE/F family protein: MKKIYILFLIIFSIEIFPQEINYDDKYQTQEEYVKGKILYLESTKKSGYSGQDGIKEIEEYRVKILEGDDKNKEILIQSPVYLEKAYNIFIRENENVVLYKEPGELGDNTYYIVDIDKRDSIFLIVGIFVLLTFIIARYKGIKAILSLVIVVGIIYNIFLPMISNGYSPILISTLCALLCSTITIFLTTGFSQKGLVAILGAVSGVVIAGIVSMYFSYKMAMTGFVSVEALNYSTLLQGIKIREIISAGVILGSMGAVMDVSMSISSALTELKKRSSDIAKKDIFESGMRIGEDIIGTMVNTLILAYIGSGILSTLFIYLQKEQFPLIRILNFESVAADIIRAFAGSIGILVAVPITSYLCCIIFTKKNS, encoded by the coding sequence ATGAAAAAAATTTATATACTATTTTTAATAATATTTTCTATTGAAATATTTCCACAAGAAATAAATTATGATGATAAATATCAAACTCAAGAAGAGTATGTAAAAGGTAAAATTTTATATTTAGAGAGCACAAAAAAAAGTGGATATAGTGGACAAGATGGAATAAAGGAGATTGAAGAGTATAGGGTAAAAATTTTAGAAGGTGACGATAAAAATAAGGAGATTTTAATTCAATCACCAGTTTATTTAGAAAAAGCTTATAATATTTTTATAAGAGAGAATGAAAATGTAGTATTGTATAAAGAGCCTGGAGAATTAGGTGATAATACTTACTATATAGTAGATATAGATAAAAGAGACTCTATATTTTTAATAGTAGGTATATTTGTATTGTTAACATTTATAATTGCTAGATATAAAGGAATAAAAGCTATTTTATCTTTAGTAATTGTAGTAGGTATAATATATAATATTTTTTTACCAATGATATCAAATGGATATTCACCAATTTTGATTTCAACCTTATGTGCTTTATTATGTTCAACAATTACAATATTTTTAACAACAGGATTCTCTCAGAAAGGATTAGTAGCAATACTAGGAGCAGTTTCAGGAGTAGTAATAGCAGGAATAGTATCAATGTATTTTTCATATAAAATGGCTATGACAGGTTTTGTTTCAGTAGAGGCATTAAATTATTCAACATTACTTCAAGGAATAAAAATTAGAGAAATAATATCTGCTGGAGTTATTTTAGGAAGTATGGGAGCAGTAATGGATGTATCTATGTCAATATCATCAGCTCTTACAGAATTGAAAAAGAGAAGCTCTGATATAGCTAAAAAGGACATTTTTGAATCAGGTATGAGAATAGGTGAAGATATTATAGGAACAATGGTAAACACGTTAATATTAGCTTATATAGGAAGTGGAATATTATCAACATTATTTATATATTTACAAAAAGAACAATTTCCTTTAATTAGAATTTTAAATTTTGAATCAGTAGCAGCTGATATTATAAGAGCTTTTGCAGGAAGTATAGGTATTTTAGTTGCAGTACCTATAACTTCATATCTATGTTGTATTATATTTACAAAAAAAAATAGCTGA
- the rpsO gene encoding 30S ribosomal protein S15, which yields MAINKAEIISAYGKDGKDTGSTEVQIAILTAQINHLTNHLRTHKKDFHSRLGLLKMVGKRKRLLSYLMSKDIEGYRALIAKLGIRK from the coding sequence ATGGCTATAAACAAAGCAGAAATCATCAGCGCTTACGGAAAAGACGGGAAAGATACAGGATCTACAGAGGTTCAAATCGCTATCTTAACTGCACAAATCAACCACTTAACTAATCACTTAAGAACTCACAAGAAGGACTTCCACTCAAGATTAGGATTATTAAAAATGGTTGGAAAAAGAAAGAGACTTTTAAGCTACTTAATGAGCAAAGATATCGAAGGATACAGAGCTCTTATTGCTAAATTAGGAATCAGAAAGTAA
- the ftsH gene encoding ATP-dependent zinc metalloprotease FtsH — MKNREDNEKMALYNFIEEEPKKDESDDDEAEKNNDKKSNEEKEKEELEERKRKIKEKLKEGIDKGKQDKDSNDSRELGGRFNLKGFVMLLFIVTIILSLPTMFSKSDSTNVKTISYTDFLQDVKDNKLVRVDEREGYIYGYTAEKDASAVKARMITDRLGGDLQLVDLIENKNIQIQSLPPQELPFLLNMLASWFPMLLLIGIWIFMLNKMNKGSGGGPQVFNMGKSKAKENGENVSQVTFADVAGIDEAKVELEEIVQFLKEPDKFKNLGAKIPKGVLLLGAPGTGKTLLAKAVAGEAGVPFFSMSGSEFVEMFVGVGASRVRDLFSKARKNSPCIIFIDEIDAVGRKRGSGQGGGNDEREQTLNQLLVEMDGFGSDETIIVLAATNRPEILDKALMRPGRFDRQVVVDRPDIKGREAILKVHSRNKKFASDVDFDVIARKTPGFVGADIANMLNEAAILAARAGRDEINMSDLEEASEKVTIGPERKSRMAVQKERIIVAYHEVGHAMTQRLSPHTEPVHKVTIIPRGMAALGYTMTLPTEDRYLKSKNEFLSELVTLLGGRASEEVVFGDITTGASNDIERATAIAHAMVTKYGMSDKFGPIMLDATRDGDMFQQKLYGETTSKEIDDEIRRLVTTAYNKAKEILTENRETLEKITQALLRLETITGEELDEMLKGKTVERLEEENRIEEKLADLKEEENKLREELKQKASQSVLEDQKEDKVEN, encoded by the coding sequence ATGAAGAATAGAGAAGATAATGAAAAAATGGCATTGTATAACTTCATTGAAGAGGAGCCAAAAAAAGATGAAAGCGACGATGATGAAGCTGAGAAAAACAATGACAAAAAATCAAATGAGGAAAAAGAGAAAGAAGAGTTAGAGGAAAGAAAAAGAAAAATTAAAGAAAAATTAAAAGAGGGTATAGATAAGGGAAAACAAGATAAAGATTCAAATGATTCAAGAGAGTTAGGTGGAAGATTTAACTTGAAAGGATTTGTGATGTTATTATTCATAGTAACAATAATTTTATCTCTTCCAACAATGTTTTCTAAGTCAGATTCAACAAATGTAAAAACAATAAGTTATACAGATTTTTTACAAGATGTAAAAGATAACAAACTAGTTAGAGTAGATGAAAGAGAAGGGTATATATATGGATATACTGCTGAAAAAGATGCATCTGCAGTAAAAGCTAGAATGATAACAGATAGACTAGGTGGAGATTTACAACTAGTTGATTTAATAGAGAATAAAAATATTCAAATACAATCTTTACCACCACAAGAGTTACCATTTTTATTAAATATGCTAGCATCTTGGTTCCCAATGTTATTGTTAATTGGAATTTGGATTTTTATGCTTAATAAAATGAATAAAGGAAGCGGTGGAGGACCACAAGTTTTCAATATGGGTAAATCTAAAGCTAAAGAAAATGGTGAAAATGTATCTCAAGTTACTTTTGCTGATGTAGCTGGAATAGATGAAGCGAAAGTTGAATTAGAGGAAATTGTTCAATTTTTAAAAGAGCCTGATAAATTTAAAAATTTAGGTGCTAAGATTCCAAAAGGAGTTTTATTACTAGGTGCTCCAGGAACAGGTAAAACTCTTTTAGCTAAAGCTGTAGCTGGAGAAGCTGGGGTTCCATTCTTTAGTATGTCAGGATCAGAATTCGTAGAAATGTTTGTTGGAGTTGGAGCTTCAAGAGTTAGAGATTTATTTTCTAAAGCTAGAAAAAACTCTCCATGTATAATCTTTATAGATGAGATTGATGCAGTAGGTAGAAAAAGAGGAAGTGGTCAAGGTGGAGGAAACGACGAGAGAGAGCAAACACTTAACCAACTTCTAGTAGAAATGGATGGATTTGGAAGCGATGAAACAATAATAGTATTAGCTGCAACAAATAGACCGGAAATACTAGATAAAGCTTTAATGAGACCAGGAAGATTTGATAGACAAGTAGTAGTTGATAGACCTGATATAAAGGGAAGAGAGGCTATTTTAAAAGTTCATTCAAGAAATAAAAAGTTTGCATCAGATGTTGATTTTGATGTAATAGCAAGAAAAACGCCAGGATTTGTAGGAGCGGATATTGCAAATATGTTAAACGAAGCGGCTATATTGGCTGCGAGAGCTGGTAGAGATGAAATAAATATGTCTGATTTAGAAGAAGCTTCTGAAAAAGTTACAATAGGACCAGAGAGAAAATCAAGAATGGCAGTTCAAAAGGAAAGAATTATAGTTGCTTATCATGAAGTTGGTCATGCTATGACTCAAAGATTATCACCACATACAGAACCAGTTCATAAGGTTACAATAATTCCTAGAGGAATGGCTGCTCTTGGGTATACAATGACTCTTCCAACAGAGGATAGATATTTAAAATCTAAAAATGAGTTTTTGTCAGAACTTGTAACACTTTTAGGAGGAAGAGCATCAGAAGAAGTTGTATTTGGAGATATAACTACAGGTGCTAGTAACGATATAGAAAGAGCTACAGCAATAGCTCATGCTATGGTAACTAAATATGGTATGAGTGATAAATTTGGACCAATAATGTTAGATGCTACTCGTGATGGAGATATGTTCCAACAAAAGCTTTATGGAGAAACAACTTCAAAAGAGATAGATGATGAAATAAGAAGATTAGTAACGACAGCTTATAATAAAGCAAAAGAGATTTTAACTGAAAATAGAGAAACATTAGAGAAGATAACTCAGGCATTGTTAAGATTAGAAACTATAACAGGTGAAGAGTTAGATGAGATGTTAAAAGGAAAAACTGTTGAAAGATTAGAAGAAGAAAACAGAATAGAAGAAAAATTAGCAGACTTAAAAGAAGAAGAAAATAAGTTAAGGGAAGAATTAAAGCAGAAAGCTTCTCAATCAGTTTTAGAAGATCAAAAAGAGGATAAGGTAGAAAATTAG
- the tilS gene encoding tRNA lysidine(34) synthetase TilS, protein MLKKILKKIKDEKLIEEGDKIVLGFSGGPDSVFLLEALNYAKKEINFEFVLAHVNHLLRGENSDTDEKFSIECSKRLNIPIFVKRASIEEIAKENNIGLEEAGRFIRYTFFKDILKKISGNKIAIAHNLDDQIETFLFRLIRGSSLEGLEGIPNRENIIRPINEVYKNNILEFLDENEIKYRIDETNFENDFTRNSIRLDLIPWIEKRYNNNFKDKIFNLISEIKEVNKILEIDLKKYEEFKDNRWVLNIDLIELEENYIQRKIINEYLKKYNLEGSREKIGNIIKLLNSNGSKVIKLEKGFILKKQYKNIWIEKEKKDKLEKVNKVVTEKIPFKIIFNSYIVEAMEDNKSFGKNEFLTNLKIGDTIEIRMRKDGDKIRPLGMESYKKLKDIFINEKVPKDLRGEIPLILKDDEIVWASGVKKSESFKGEENKKGIKLIIRRQDEE, encoded by the coding sequence ATGTTAAAAAAAATTTTGAAAAAAATAAAAGATGAAAAATTAATAGAAGAAGGCGATAAAATAGTTCTTGGTTTTTCAGGAGGACCAGATTCAGTATTTTTATTAGAAGCTCTAAATTATGCTAAAAAAGAGATAAATTTTGAGTTTGTTTTAGCTCATGTTAATCATTTGTTAAGAGGAGAAAACTCAGATACAGATGAAAAATTTAGTATTGAATGTAGCAAAAGATTAAATATACCAATTTTTGTAAAAAGAGCTTCAATAGAAGAGATTGCTAAAGAGAATAATATAGGTTTAGAAGAAGCTGGAAGATTTATTAGGTATACATTTTTTAAAGATATATTGAAAAAGATTTCAGGTAATAAAATAGCAATAGCTCACAATTTAGACGATCAAATCGAAACATTTCTATTTAGACTTATTAGAGGTTCATCTTTAGAAGGTTTAGAAGGAATTCCAAATAGAGAAAATATTATCAGACCAATTAACGAGGTATATAAAAATAATATTTTAGAATTCTTAGATGAAAATGAAATTAAATATAGAATAGATGAAACTAACTTTGAAAATGACTTTACAAGAAATAGTATAAGATTAGATTTGATACCTTGGATTGAAAAAAGATACAATAATAATTTTAAAGATAAAATTTTTAATTTAATTTCAGAAATTAAAGAAGTGAACAAGATTCTAGAAATTGATTTAAAAAAATATGAAGAATTTAAAGATAATAGATGGGTTTTAAATATAGACTTAATTGAATTAGAAGAAAATTATATTCAAAGAAAGATAATTAATGAGTATTTAAAAAAATATAATTTAGAAGGTTCAAGAGAAAAAATAGGAAATATTATAAAATTATTGAATAGTAATGGAAGTAAGGTAATAAAATTAGAAAAAGGTTTTATATTGAAAAAACAATATAAAAATATTTGGATAGAAAAGGAAAAAAAAGATAAATTAGAAAAAGTTAATAAAGTAGTTACAGAAAAAATACCGTTTAAAATCATTTTTAATAGCTATATAGTAGAAGCTATGGAAGATAATAAAAGTTTTGGTAAAAATGAATTTTTAACAAATTTAAAAATAGGTGACACTATAGAGATTAGAATGAGAAAGGATGGGGATAAGATAAGACCTTTAGGAATGGAATCATATAAAAAATTAAAAGATATTTTTATAAATGAGAAAGTTCCAAAAGATTTAAGGGGAGAAATACCATTAATATTAAAAGACGATGAAATCGTTTGGGCTTCAGGCGTAAAAAAAAGCGAGAGTTTTAAGGGTGAAGAAAATAAAAAGGGAATTAAGCTAATCATAAGGAGGCAAGATGAAGAATAG
- a CDS encoding B12-binding domain-containing radical SAM protein: MERVVLVGINSQFIHTNLAIRYLKNYVEKYSSLKIELYESNINNQIQSIITDLFRLNGDHYIFSTYIWNKEYVFSIIKELKKIMPHITITLGGPEVSYNAKESLIANKCIDFVLVGEGERVLLNFLTNENKNQKGVAFLKSGEFVYLGDEFPIEDLDTIPFPYNDEELKENIKILYYESSRGCPFSCSYCLSSIDKGVRYLSLERVKSDLKRFLDSGVELVKFVDRTYNLRKDRYLGIWEYLLENYKEGVTFHFEINANIFDEEIIDFLKKVPDGYFQFEVGVQSINKETMDSINRRNLLERLKNNIKAISKNIHLHVDLIAGLPYDTYDTFKDSFDYVYDLDAEMIQLGFLKILSGTKIAGEIEKYDYKYIEFPPYEVLSNCFIKYEELVKLKNVEKMLDYYYNSEKFKYSVKFIIENYYNRPFDFFEDISNYYDRQNLLGLGHKVVSIFNNLVKFFEEKNFQGKNIFIEYLKLDYLLLGKPGVYPEWFISNKDKEKYNNIIIEKNFISSREGYKKTEFEKFNYDVLNNKNGEIEIFFNYAKKKTILETF, encoded by the coding sequence ATGGAAAGAGTAGTTTTAGTTGGAATAAATAGTCAGTTTATTCACACAAACTTAGCAATTAGATATTTAAAGAATTACGTTGAAAAATATAGTAGTTTAAAAATAGAGTTATATGAAAGCAATATAAATAATCAAATTCAAAGTATAATAACAGATCTTTTTAGATTAAATGGAGATCACTATATTTTTTCAACATATATATGGAACAAGGAATATGTTTTTAGTATTATAAAAGAACTAAAAAAGATAATGCCTCACATAACAATAACTCTTGGAGGACCAGAAGTTAGTTATAATGCAAAGGAATCATTGATAGCAAATAAATGTATTGATTTTGTTTTAGTAGGAGAGGGAGAAAGAGTACTTTTAAATTTTTTAACTAATGAAAATAAGAATCAAAAAGGAGTAGCTTTTTTAAAGTCTGGAGAGTTTGTATACTTAGGTGATGAATTTCCAATAGAAGATTTAGATACAATACCATTTCCATATAATGATGAAGAATTAAAAGAAAATATAAAAATTTTATATTATGAATCAAGTAGAGGGTGTCCTTTTAGTTGTTCATATTGCTTATCATCTATAGATAAAGGTGTTAGATATCTATCTTTAGAGAGAGTAAAAAGTGACCTAAAAAGATTTTTAGATTCTGGGGTAGAATTAGTAAAATTTGTAGATAGAACTTATAATTTAAGAAAAGATAGATATTTAGGAATTTGGGAATATTTATTAGAGAATTATAAAGAGGGAGTAACATTTCACTTTGAAATAAATGCTAATATTTTTGATGAGGAAATAATTGATTTTTTAAAGAAAGTTCCAGATGGATATTTCCAATTTGAAGTGGGAGTTCAAAGTATTAACAAAGAAACAATGGATAGTATAAATAGAAGAAATCTGCTAGAGAGATTAAAAAATAATATTAAAGCCATATCTAAAAATATTCATTTACACGTGGATTTAATAGCAGGATTACCATATGATACATATGATACGTTTAAAGATTCGTTTGACTATGTATACGATCTAGATGCTGAAATGATTCAACTTGGATTCTTAAAAATTTTAAGTGGAACAAAAATAGCTGGTGAAATAGAGAAGTATGATTATAAATATATAGAATTTCCTCCATATGAAGTACTGTCTAATTGTTTTATAAAGTATGAAGAGCTAGTAAAATTAAAAAATGTAGAAAAAATGTTAGATTATTATTATAATTCTGAGAAATTTAAGTATTCGGTAAAGTTTATAATAGAAAATTATTATAATAGACCATTTGACTTTTTTGAAGATATTTCAAATTATTATGATAGACAAAATTTATTAGGATTAGGACATAAAGTTGTGAGTATTTTTAATAATTTAGTTAAATTTTTTGAAGAGAAAAATTTTCAAGGAAAAAATATTTTTATAGAGTATTTAAAATTAGATTATTTACTTTTAGGAAAGCCAGGGGTATATCCTGAATGGTTCATTTCTAATAAAGATAAAGAAAAATATAATAATATAATAATTGAAAAAAATTTTATATCTTCAAGAGAGGGATATAAAAAGACTGAGTTTGAAAAATTTAATTATGATGTATTAAATAACAAAAACGGAGAGATTGAAATATTTTTTAACTATGCAAAGAAAAAAACAATTTTAGAAACTTTTTAG
- the mltG gene encoding endolytic transglycosylase MltG produces the protein MKKKILILLFLILTIPVALFKFYSIKIEEKRDYKVQINLKQGTSLSSVFNKLGIDKSMIFKIFLKYEKNSGKNIKAGFYEFDGKYSYKDILQMMEEGKVKYTILTIPEGYSIKEIGKLLQDRGIGTEEGLKKALENIKDFPYLTPNGNYEGYLYPETYYLSVDTNENEIVKAMIGEFLKKFPPEKYPDKKKFYQELIMASIIEREAQLKDEKPLMSSVFYNRLKKGMNLGSDATVNYIYDYTKRRMYYKDLKIDSPYNTYMYKGLPPGPISNPDYNSVMAAINPAKTDYLFFVVTSNGKHTFTKTYKEHLEVQKKSNK, from the coding sequence ATGAAAAAGAAAATCTTAATATTGTTATTTTTAATATTAACAATACCAGTGGCTCTTTTTAAATTTTATTCAATAAAAATAGAGGAGAAAAGAGATTATAAAGTTCAAATTAATCTAAAACAAGGTACAAGTTTAAGTAGCGTTTTTAATAAATTAGGAATTGACAAATCAATGATTTTTAAAATATTTTTAAAATATGAAAAAAATTCAGGTAAAAATATAAAAGCTGGATTTTATGAATTTGATGGAAAATATTCATATAAAGATATACTTCAAATGATGGAAGAGGGGAAAGTTAAGTATACTATTTTAACAATTCCAGAGGGATATTCAATAAAAGAGATAGGTAAATTACTTCAAGATAGAGGTATTGGAACAGAGGAAGGATTAAAAAAAGCGTTAGAAAATATAAAAGATTTCCCATATTTAACACCAAATGGGAACTATGAAGGGTATTTATATCCTGAAACCTACTATCTTTCAGTAGATACTAATGAAAATGAGATAGTAAAAGCAATGATAGGAGAGTTTTTAAAAAAGTTTCCTCCAGAAAAATATCCTGATAAGAAAAAATTTTATCAGGAATTAATTATGGCATCGATTATTGAAAGAGAAGCACAATTAAAAGATGAAAAGCCTTTAATGTCATCAGTTTTTTATAATCGTTTAAAAAAAGGGATGAATTTAGGTTCGGATGCAACGGTAAACTATATATATGATTATACTAAAAGAAGAATGTATTATAAAGATTTGAAGATAGATTCTCCATATAATACATATATGTATAAAGGATTACCACCAGGGCCAATATCTAATCCAGATTATAACTCCGTTATGGCAGCAATAAATCCAGCTAAGACGGATTATTTGTTTTTTGTGGTAACTAGTAATGGAAAACATACATTTACAAAAACATATAAGGAACATCTAGAGGTTCAGAAAAAAAGTAATAAGTAG
- a CDS encoding DEAD/DEAH box helicase, with product MEKILTFRDLGLTEKTLKPLEKKGFEQPSPIQALTIPALLNGDKDIIGQAQTGTGKTAAFSLPILEKIEKSTGHVQAIILAPTRELAVQVAEEMNSLAHGRKLKIIPVYGGQSLEQQKRQLNKGVDIVVGTPGRVMDLMNRQVLKLNNIDYFILDEADEMLNMGFVEDIEHILTQTNEDKRMLFFSATMPAEILKIAKSHMREHEVLAVKKKELTTNLTEQIYFEVKEKDKFEALCRIIDIELDFYGIVFCRTKNDVNELVGKLQDRGYDVEGLHGDISQNHREVTLRRFKNKNLNILIATDVAARGIDVNDLTHVINYAIPQEAESYVHRIGRTGRAGKQGTAITFITPSEYRKLLQIQRITKTEIKKEQVPGVKDVILAKKTRLFDSVRNIISNGDAESYYDMAKELLTQETTPIEVIAAILKNFYDEELEETNYSDIESVSLDKTGKTRLFIALGKKDKMTPRKLVDLISKKTKVHESKLKGVEVYENFSFVSVPFVEAETIVDIFQKDRKGKKPLIEKAKQSRK from the coding sequence ATGGAAAAAATATTAACATTTAGAGATTTAGGTTTAACTGAAAAAACTTTAAAGCCTCTAGAAAAAAAAGGTTTTGAACAGCCAAGTCCAATACAGGCTTTAACTATACCAGCATTACTAAACGGAGATAAGGACATAATTGGTCAAGCACAAACAGGAACAGGAAAAACTGCAGCGTTCTCTTTACCAATTCTTGAAAAAATAGAGAAAAGTACAGGACATGTACAAGCTATAATATTAGCACCAACAAGAGAGTTGGCGGTTCAAGTAGCTGAAGAGATGAACTCATTAGCACACGGAAGAAAATTAAAAATAATTCCAGTTTATGGAGGACAATCATTAGAGCAACAAAAAAGACAACTTAACAAGGGTGTTGATATTGTTGTAGGTACTCCAGGAAGAGTAATGGATTTAATGAACAGACAAGTTTTAAAATTAAATAACATTGATTATTTCATATTAGACGAAGCAGATGAGATGTTAAATATGGGATTCGTTGAGGATATCGAGCATATCTTAACTCAAACTAACGAAGATAAAAGAATGTTATTTTTCTCAGCAACTATGCCAGCAGAAATTTTAAAAATAGCAAAATCTCATATGAGAGAGCATGAAGTATTAGCAGTTAAGAAAAAAGAATTAACAACAAACTTAACAGAGCAAATTTACTTTGAAGTAAAAGAGAAAGATAAATTTGAGGCTTTATGTAGAATAATTGATATCGAGTTAGATTTCTATGGAATTGTTTTCTGTAGAACTAAAAATGATGTTAATGAACTTGTAGGAAAATTACAAGATAGAGGATATGATGTTGAAGGATTACACGGAGATATCAGTCAAAATCACAGAGAAGTTACTTTAAGAAGATTTAAAAATAAAAACTTAAATATTCTTATTGCAACAGACGTAGCAGCAAGAGGTATAGATGTAAATGATTTAACACATGTTATAAACTATGCAATTCCTCAAGAGGCAGAAAGTTACGTACATAGAATTGGAAGAACAGGAAGAGCTGGAAAGCAAGGTACAGCAATAACATTTATAACTCCATCTGAGTATAGAAAGTTACTTCAAATTCAAAGAATAACAAAAACAGAGATTAAAAAAGAGCAAGTTCCAGGAGTAAAGGATGTAATCTTAGCTAAGAAAACTAGATTATTTGATAGTGTTAGAAACATTATATCAAATGGAGATGCAGAATCTTACTATGATATGGCAAAAGAGTTATTAACTCAAGAGACAACTCCAATTGAAGTTATAGCAGCTATATTAAAGAATTTCTATGATGAGGAATTAGAAGAAACAAACTACTCTGATATAGAGAGTGTTTCACTTGATAAAACAGGAAAGACAAGATTATTTATAGCTCTTGGTAAGAAAGATAAAATGACTCCTAGAAAGTTAGTTGATTTAATATCTAAAAAGACTAAAGTTCACGAATCAAAACTAAAAGGTGTAGAAGTATATGAGAACTTCTCATTTGTTTCTGTTCCATTCGTTGAAGCTGAAACAATAGTTGATATTTTCCAAAAAGATAGAAAAGGAAAGAAACCTTTAATCGAAAAGGCAAAACAATCAAGAAAGTAA
- a CDS encoding PG0541 family transporter-associated protein — translation MVIDRKNAKRVVIYINDSQKNNLQSFLHSIGFHYYTIQSKLEGSWEHGIRHLNNHVWPGSEAVFHLIVSGSKVDLLLRKLKGFRIGLPDNVVMAVLVCPLDDFIYNMMSVDIEPDNSNEKVHWLKDEE, via the coding sequence ATGGTTATTGATAGAAAGAATGCAAAAAGAGTAGTTATATATATTAATGATTCTCAAAAAAATAATTTACAATCATTTTTACATTCAATTGGTTTTCATTACTATACTATTCAATCAAAACTTGAAGGTAGCTGGGAGCATGGAATTAGACATTTAAATAATCATGTTTGGCCTGGTTCCGAAGCTGTTTTTCACCTTATCGTTTCAGGTTCTAAAGTTGACTTACTTTTAAGGAAATTAAAGGGTTTTAGGATAGGACTTCCTGATAATGTAGTTATGGCTGTTTTAGTTTGCCCTCTAGATGATTTTATTTATAATATGATGAGTGTTGATATTGAACCAGATAATTCAAACGAAAAAGTCCATTGGTTAAAAGACGAAGAATAA
- a CDS encoding FeoB-associated Cys-rich membrane protein codes for MKTLILIGIVAIIGGIALKSLYKMLKGESGCNCSKGKNGSCSLKDKCKH; via the coding sequence ATGAAAACTTTAATTTTGATAGGAATAGTTGCAATAATTGGAGGGATAGCCTTGAAAAGCTTATATAAAATGCTTAAGGGCGAAAGTGGTTGCAATTGTTCAAAAGGTAAAAATGGAAGTTGTAGTTTAAAAGATAAATGTAAACATTAG